GACACAGGAAGTCTCACGTATGTTGTCGATGGAGGGGGATACTCCATCTTCCACAGCAGGCCTGAACTGATTGGGCAGGACTTCACTGAATACCCACCTGTGACAGAGGTCATTAGCGGAGAATCAGGGGCAAATCTGTCAACTTCTCCAAGTGGAGAAGGGGTAATATCCGGTTTCTCTCCGGTCCCGGGGACTGACTGGGGTGTAGTAACTCAGCAGCTCTGGTCAGAGGTTGAGCAACCTATTCTAATGTCGAGCCTGACTGTCCTTGGACTGCTCCTGGTCGGTGCAGTTCTTTCGATTGGTGGCGTCTGGTTTTCAATCGGAAGGGCATTAAGACCAATTAGAGAACTGAATGCTGGCGCTCAGAGGATCGCCAGCGGTGACTTTGACTACACAATTCAGTCCGAGACAGGGGATGAAGTCCAGCAACTGGCTCACCAATTCAACCTTATGGCTCAGGCTCTCAAGGCTTACTACGCCGAGCTTGAAGAGCGTGTCGAGCTTCGAACAAGTGAGTTGGCCGAGTCCGAGGAGCGAGTGAGAGAGGCCGCTGAGGAGAGTGCGGTCATGGCTGAGATCGGCCGGATCGTTGGCTCCTCCCTTGATATGAGCCTGGTGTACGACCGATTCGCAGATCAGACGAGGAGACTTATCGCAGCGGACACGATTGCCATCATGGCGGTCCACGCGGATGAGAGTACATTCAACATCTCCTACCTGGCCGGTTTGCGGCTGTCCGAACGGCTTCCTGGCAACTCCTACCCTCTGGAAGGGACGGTGACGGCCAGGACTTTCAGTACAGGCAGGCCGGTACTTTATCAGCCGACTGAAGAGGAAGAACTGAGAGGAGAGTTCCCTGACCTGCTACCAATGTGGAATGAGGGACTCCGATCCTTCCTGGCCGTCCCGCTGATTTCCAATAACGAGGCAATAGGTGTCCTCTGGCTCGGCTCCCGAACTATTGCGGCTTTTCGCGATCGCGAGATTGGAGCAGCAGAGAGGGTATCGGCACAGATCGCCGGCGCGGTGGCTAACTCGCAACTATATGAGCAGATTCAACAGTTCTTCGCGCAGGAACGAAAGCGAGCCGATCGATTCCGCACTATTGCAGAAGTTGGCCGCCAACTCACGTCAATAAGAGATCCCTACGAACTGCTAGCCCGTGTCGGAGAGATAGGCACTACCGAACTTGGATACGAAACGACCACCATCGGCATCATCGAGGAAGATGTGCTGGTTTTCCCCCGAGAGGCCAACCCTCACCTGTCTATGCCAATTCGACGACCCCTAAACGGCGAAAACGGGCCGGAAGGTGTGACTGGACTTGTTGCTGCTACTGGGAAACCGATAATAGTTGCCGACATCTTAGATGAACCACGTTACATGGCCGTATTAGATGGCCCGCCAGCCAGATCATCCGCCACGGTCCAAGTGTCGGCCGGAGGTAACGCACTTGGAGTGTTGCACTCTCAGAATCGAAACCCAAACGCCTTTGACCAGGCAGACCAGGTAGTCCTCCAGGCACTCGCTCAGGAGATAGGCATTGCACTTGAGAACGCAAGGATCTTCGAATCAGAGAGGCGGCGAAATGAGCAGATGGCTGCGATCAATGCCGTCGCGTTGAACGTGAGCGCGGTCCTGACTCTAAGTGAACTTCTGCCCCATGTCGTGCAGCTAGTCCGCGAGACGTACGGATACCACACGGTGGGCGTCTTCCTGAAGGATGAGGGTGAGGACACCATCGTGCTGCAGGCCATTGACTCCAGCGCAAAAAACCTGCCCCCACGAGGCCTTCGAATGAAAATGGGTGGCGAAGGAATCCTGGGTCACGTTTCGGGTACAGGTCTTCCTTGGATTACAGGAAATGTGGAGAGAGATCCTTTCTTTTCCGATATGGGACTCAAGAATCTGGAGATTCGTTCGGAGCTCGCTATGCCCATTAAGCAGGGAGACGCTGTCGTAGGGGTCCTCGATCTCTGTTCGGCGGAAGGTAATGCTTTCGACGACGCCGACATGTTGATCGCTCAGACACTTGCGAATCAGCTGGCCGTGGCAATAGAAAATGCGCGGATTTTCGATGAAACCCGCGATCTGGCTGTACTCGAAGAACGAAATAGAATGGCCAGGGAGATACACGACACACTGGCACAAGGCTTCACCAGTATTGTTATTCAGTTGGAGGCCGGAGAGGACTCACTTGAGGGCGATCCTGTGGCGCTACACGGACACATAAGTGCGGCCAGGGCCATTGCTCGAGAGTGTCTTGCCGAGGCAAGGCGGTCCGTGTGGAACCTCCTGCCGGAGGTACTTGAAAGAAATCCCCTGGATGTCATCATCTCGGACGAGGTTGACAGGTTCACAACCACTGCAGATCCTGACGCAGACTTCACTCTCTTGGGAGGACGCAAGGAACTAAATGCGGCTACGCAGGCAGCGATCCTGCGCATTTGCCAGGAGTCACTGACTAACATCCGCAAATATGCTGACGCCAAAAGGGTTAACGTCACACTTGACTTTGGGCTGGATGCGGTCAAGTTAACAGTGAGCGACGATGGAGTTGGCTTTGATCCAGAAAGTGTAAGGATTGCCGGCTCACAGGGGGGCTTTGGTCTTACGGGAATGCGACAGCGGGCCCGACTACTCCGTGGGGACGTTGACATCACTAGTTCACCGGGCAATGGGACAGTCGTAGAGGCGAGGATTCCAACTTCGTAGCAACAGGGACAATCCCGGAACACAAGCCTGGTGCTAGGATGTAGCATCTGCAGGAAGAAACTGAAACCCTGACAGAGAGATCGAACTCGACATGGAACAGGAACGACAGACGAAAGGCGAACGCAGGGATAGGAAGCGCCGTAAGCGTAGTAGGATGGGCGTCTCAGGTACCAGCGCAAGGCGTTTGCAACAAATCATCCTGGAAAAGAGCAGAAAGAAATCCCGCCAACGGGGGTGAATAAAGGTGGTTGATCGTCAAGTACCGAGAGCAATGACGATAGCTGGGTCGGACTCCGGCGCCGGCGCCGGGATGCAAGCGGACCTCAAGACATTCGCTGCCCTTGGAGTATTCGGCACGTCCGCAATCACCGCCATAACCGCCCAGAACACGACCGGTGTCACAGACGTCCTGGAGCTACCCACATCTCTGATAGAGTCCCAGATAGACGCCATCGTATCGGACATTGGCACGGACGCGGTTAAGACCGGCATGCTCTCCAGCTACGAGATCATCAACACTGTTGCCGAGAGAATATCCCACTACGAATTTGCGAGAGTGGTCATAGACCCCGTGATGGTGGCTACGACCGGGAACCGGTTGCTTAGAGAAGACGCCGAGGATGTCTTGCGTACCCTGCTGGTCCCTATGGCGACGGTTGTTACCCCTAACAGCCGAGAAGCGAGCGTACTTACAGGCCAGGCTGTCACGACCGTAGAAGACCTCAAAACAGCCGCCAGGTTTCTCGTGCACGAGGTCGGGGCACAGAACGCAGTAGTCAAGGGAGGTCACCTGGATGGGCCGGCAACAGACGTCCTCTATGACGGCTCCGAGTTCTGGACGTTCACGTCGGAGAGAATCGACACGACCAGTACCCATGGCACCGGGTGCACACTTGCGTCAGCAATAGCCGCCGGCCTTGCCAAAGGCCTGGACGTTCCTGATTCGGTGAAGGCTGCAAAGGACTACGTGACAACCGCCATTCGCAAGAGCTATCCCGTAGGACGGGGCCACGGTCCAGTGAACCACTTCCACGAACTGTGGGGAGGCGAATAGGCAAGCAAGCCTTTGCCTGAGAGCCACTCCGGCTTCACAGAGGCAGGCGCTTTACCCCTGGGCGACTCTCCTGGCCTTCAGGAATGACTCACCACTGTGCAGTAGCGCTCCAACGCATACCAATGCCACGCCGGCGATGAGTCCTCTTCCAGGATCCTCTCCGAGAATCAGCCACGCGAGTGTCACGCCCGCAACTGGCTGCACAAAGAAGTAGAACGTTACCGTTGAAGGCAGATAGTGCTTCAGGAGCCATGCGGTTGCCAGGAATCCGAAGCCTGCGATGACGAATCCCTGATAAGCCAGTGCAAACCAGAAAGACCCATCTGTAGTGTAGGTTGGCGTCTCGAATACGTAGCTGCCTGCGAGCAGCAGGACCGTACCGATCACGAGTTGTCCCAGCATCAGCTTGGCCTCTGAGACATGCTGCGCGTAGATTGAAATCATGACTGTCCGCGCACCTAGTAAAATCGCCGAAATCAGGCTCAGAACGTCTCCAAGAACAGTGGTACCAGCCTCGTTTGCACCAGTGTCGCCGAATACGACTGCCAGCACGCCGACGTATGAGAGTGCCATGGCAAGCACCCTCCAACGGGTCAACCTGTCGGAAGGTATGAACAGCATGGAGATCGTAGCCGCCCAGATCGGCATCGTTGAGTGCAGCGCAACTCCGTGCCCTGCCGTCGTGAGGTCCTGCCCAATGTTCATGAACACCAACTGAACGGAGAACATCAGCCCCACGGCCACCAGAGGCCATACTTCATGCCTGCTAACGGTGAACGACTCCCGCCGGACCGCCATATAGGCAATGGTTGCGACTGCTCCGAGCACGAACCTGATCCAGCCGATCTGCAGTGGCGATCCGCGTTCGAGGGCGATCTTGATGCTTACGTTGTTACCGCCCCAAAGAACTGCCGTGAACAGGGCGAAACCGCTGGCAAACAGTCCGGCGGGTCGGCGGGTCTCCCTAGTTGGGGCTTTAGTGTCGCGTGTCTGCATGGTGGTCGGTTTGCTCATGCTCTGTGCCAGAGCCGCCAGTTCTCCCAACTTCGTAGGTGGTGCCTGACAGCGGCCCTCTCACACAGTAAGGCCTCCGGGGTTTCCGGAGGCCTCTATGGGTTACCTGTGGAGGCGACGGGCGGATTCGAACCGCCGAATAGGGGTTTTGCAGACCCCCGCCTTAGACCACTTGGCTACGTCGCCATGTCATCTCGCTCAGCTGTCGGCACAGAGGTGGTGCCGAGGGGGAGACTCGAACTCCCACAGCCTGTTAGGCCACAGCGCCCTCAACGCTCCACCTCGGCACGCATTCAGGACCCTCGGGTCATGTAAGCCAGCCGCTTCGAGAGTGAGAACCATTATATCTATGGACTTCAAGATGTGTCTACTCTGATGCGTGGGTAATAGAGCCACTTGTGTCTCGTGACTCGGAACGATACGCTTGCAAATGACCCAGTCGAGTCGCCCTGCTATCTGATGTGACGCTAGAACCCGCGACTATGATTCATCAAGCACGATCTATGAATTGGGTCTCAAATGTTTGCAGTACTATCAGATTGCAAGGCCGTGTCTACTCAGGGCTGAACGCCCGCGGCAGATTGTCAAAGACGGTGACATGAGTCCACCCGCTCAAGGGATGAACGAGGGAGGAAAGAAGATGCGCGATCCGAAAGACATTACCATCGAGGAATTCACGCTGATGGCTGACCTTGCGGGCCTGGGGATGGACAAGGCGGAGCTGGAAGAGCTAAAGCCCATTTACGACCTGTACGCCGAATACGCCAGGCAGCTCCACACCATCGAGTTCGGCGCGGAAGAGATGGTCGTTGAGTTCCGTCCCGACTGGCCTGGAAGCTAGTCACATCCCACTGGAATATCACGTTCCGTATTCTCCCTTGGCAGAGGTGAACCACAATGGCGGCAAATAGCGAACTTTACTTCCTGACCATTCACCAGGCTGGAGAGATGATTCGCAATGGCGAGCTCTCCCCAGTGGAGCTGACCCGCGCGTGTCTAGATCGAATAGAGCAGACTGATGACAGACTTAACTCGTTCATACTGCTTACGGCTGACGATGCGCTGAGGGAAGCCCGAATCGCCGAGTCTGAGATTCTGAGTGGCAACTACAGGGGGAATATGCACGGCATCCCTTTCGCGCTCAAGGACCTCTACGACACCGCGGGTGTACGAACCACCTCAGGGTCTCAAGTCGACATCGACCGCGTGCCCACCGAGGACGCTACTACGACAGCCGGGCTGAAAGCCGCTGGCGGTATCTTGCTCGGCAAGCTCGCCATGCACGAGTTCGCGTTGGGAGGCCCAGACTGGACGACGCCGTTTGAACCCGCCCGCAACCCCTGGAACCTAGACCATATAACTGGAGGGTCGAGCAGCGGCTCCGGATCAGCAGTGGCGTCCGGCCAAGCTCTTGGAGCCCTGGGATCGTGCACAGGCGGGTCGATTCGTGGGCCCGCGTCTTTGTGCGGAATCGTAGGTCTGAAGCCAACATACGGACGTGTAAGTCGCTTCGGAGTCGTGACCTTAAGCTGGTCGCAGGACCATGCGGGTCCAATGACCTGGACAGTCGAGGACACGGCATACATGCTGCAGGCCATTGCAGGCCATGACCCAAAGGACCCCACTTCGAGCCGGGCGCCTGTGCCAGACTACTCACTTTCGCTAAGGGAAGACATCCGGGGCGTAAGACTTGGCCTGCCTCGGCACTACTTCTTCGACCCCGACCCCAGCGTCAACCCTGAAGTGGTGGCTACCGTCGAAAAGGCGGTCAAAGACTTGGAAAGTCTCGGCGCCCACATCGAGGAAGTAGAACTTCCAAGTCTTGAACACATAAGAGCCGCCAACTCGGTGATCATGGTCAGTGAAGCTTACGCATATCATGAGCCCAATCTGAAGACACGTCCGCAGGAATTCGGAGAAATCGTACGAGGACGATTCAGGGTTGGTGCGCTTATGAGCGCCGCAGACTACCTTCAGGCCCAGCGCGTGCGAACTTGGGCGAGGAGAGAGTTCGCTGATGTGTTGAAGAACGTAGACCTGCTGGTCACGCCAACTATGACTCAGCCGGCAGCAGCGTTCGATGGTTACGACCCCAGCTCAACGGTCATGGGGAGGAGCTTCACGGCTCCCTTCAATGTAACCGGTCTCCCGGCAATCTCCGTTCCATGCGGATTCACCGAGGACGGCCTGCCAATCGGGATGCAGATCGCAGGTAAACCATTCGACGAGCCGGGAGTGATCCAAGCCGCGTACACATATCAGCAGCATGCAGGCTGGTACGAGACAAGGCCTCCCATCTAGTACTTCTGGCCGGGGGCAAGCGAGCGAAGAACCGCGGCCCCCTGCAGCCTGTATTCGCCGACCTGCTGACAGTGGGGGCAACCAGTTACGATGCCCCTTAGCTATCCAATCTCCAGCAGGTCCGGGCTCCTTCGCCTTCAACATCTGCGCTCGCTCGCCGAGCGGGTCCTAACCCAACTTACCCGCGACTTTTGGTCGGCGCGAGAATCAACCCTAGCTCGTTTTCCCCAATAGTGCGTCTCCACTTTCTCCGTTCGAAATCAATTTACGGAAACGGAGATCCTGATTCCGTGATACTTCACCCCCATATCATGTGAATTTCCTCTCTGTAATACGTAGTTATCACTCATTTTACTACGCTTAATGAGTTTCTAATACGAATCATAGTTGCGTTTCCCACTTCCTTGTGGCAACATGTGCATGAGTGTTTTCAAGTACAGAAGTTGCACAATGGTTATCGATTGTGATTGGTCGTATTTCTGCGTTATTTTCTTAGCTTTTGCAGGATTACCTGGAGTGGAAGAGCGGATTCCACCTGATCCGCCTCCCGTGTATGAGGCAATTCGGTATCAGGAGACTGCTTCAAGGTCAGACCCCACCTTTGCTGACTGTCGGCGCCGTGGTATTGGCCGCTTCTCTCTCGATCTCATCTATCGTCCTCTTGGGCGTAACAGTCGACAAGGTCTCAGCACAGCAGCAAGGTACTAGCCAGGACCTGACGCTGCATAGTGACAATGGGGCACCACGGGGGATCTGGTCGGACGGTTCAACGATGTGGGTTGCCGACTCCTCAGACAGAAAATTGTACGCCTACGCTCTGGCAGATGGATCCCGGCTTGACGACAAAGACATCGCGCTAGTGAGTTCCAACTCTACGCCCCTC
This is a stretch of genomic DNA from Dehalococcoidia bacterium. It encodes these proteins:
- a CDS encoding GAF domain-containing protein, with the protein product MSFLRSLQAKVLLAAIIPGSIILIIVAVIALFQYGATVLTIVEERDSKLAMLSANQLSDGLVRHTRILETVANEGDSPVLDSVATRLSIATARGQLRQFDGGVTLYDQSGRATWSTLSPNPSELQLFPEIDSVRKSTMPVYSDVFSGGVTDLTSVRFSVPVLDADDEFIGVVSGTAALDGPLMKSILSDSLPLSSDTGSLTYVVDGGGYSIFHSRPELIGQDFTEYPPVTEVISGESGANLSTSPSGEGVISGFSPVPGTDWGVVTQQLWSEVEQPILMSSLTVLGLLLVGAVLSIGGVWFSIGRALRPIRELNAGAQRIASGDFDYTIQSETGDEVQQLAHQFNLMAQALKAYYAELEERVELRTSELAESEERVREAAEESAVMAEIGRIVGSSLDMSLVYDRFADQTRRLIAADTIAIMAVHADESTFNISYLAGLRLSERLPGNSYPLEGTVTARTFSTGRPVLYQPTEEEELRGEFPDLLPMWNEGLRSFLAVPLISNNEAIGVLWLGSRTIAAFRDREIGAAERVSAQIAGAVANSQLYEQIQQFFAQERKRADRFRTIAEVGRQLTSIRDPYELLARVGEIGTTELGYETTTIGIIEEDVLVFPREANPHLSMPIRRPLNGENGPEGVTGLVAATGKPIIVADILDEPRYMAVLDGPPARSSATVQVSAGGNALGVLHSQNRNPNAFDQADQVVLQALAQEIGIALENARIFESERRRNEQMAAINAVALNVSAVLTLSELLPHVVQLVRETYGYHTVGVFLKDEGEDTIVLQAIDSSAKNLPPRGLRMKMGGEGILGHVSGTGLPWITGNVERDPFFSDMGLKNLEIRSELAMPIKQGDAVVGVLDLCSAEGNAFDDADMLIAQTLANQLAVAIENARIFDETRDLAVLEERNRMAREIHDTLAQGFTSIVIQLEAGEDSLEGDPVALHGHISAARAIARECLAEARRSVWNLLPEVLERNPLDVIISDEVDRFTTTADPDADFTLLGGRKELNAATQAAILRICQESLTNIRKYADAKRVNVTLDFGLDAVKLTVSDDGVGFDPESVRIAGSQGGFGLTGMRQRARLLRGDVDITSSPGNGTVVEARIPTS
- the thiD gene encoding bifunctional hydroxymethylpyrimidine kinase/phosphomethylpyrimidine kinase, which codes for MTIAGSDSGAGAGMQADLKTFAALGVFGTSAITAITAQNTTGVTDVLELPTSLIESQIDAIVSDIGTDAVKTGMLSSYEIINTVAERISHYEFARVVIDPVMVATTGNRLLREDAEDVLRTLLVPMATVVTPNSREASVLTGQAVTTVEDLKTAARFLVHEVGAQNAVVKGGHLDGPATDVLYDGSEFWTFTSERIDTTSTHGTGCTLASAIAAGLAKGLDVPDSVKAAKDYVTTAIRKSYPVGRGHGPVNHFHELWGGE
- a CDS encoding DMT family transporter, which translates into the protein MSKPTTMQTRDTKAPTRETRRPAGLFASGFALFTAVLWGGNNVSIKIALERGSPLQIGWIRFVLGAVATIAYMAVRRESFTVSRHEVWPLVAVGLMFSVQLVFMNIGQDLTTAGHGVALHSTMPIWAATISMLFIPSDRLTRWRVLAMALSYVGVLAVVFGDTGANEAGTTVLGDVLSLISAILLGARTVMISIYAQHVSEAKLMLGQLVIGTVLLLAGSYVFETPTYTTDGSFWFALAYQGFVIAGFGFLATAWLLKHYLPSTVTFYFFVQPVAGVTLAWLILGEDPGRGLIAGVALVCVGALLHSGESFLKARRVAQG
- a CDS encoding aspartyl/glutamyl-tRNA amidotransferase subunit A, producing the protein MAANSELYFLTIHQAGEMIRNGELSPVELTRACLDRIEQTDDRLNSFILLTADDALREARIAESEILSGNYRGNMHGIPFALKDLYDTAGVRTTSGSQVDIDRVPTEDATTTAGLKAAGGILLGKLAMHEFALGGPDWTTPFEPARNPWNLDHITGGSSSGSGSAVASGQALGALGSCTGGSIRGPASLCGIVGLKPTYGRVSRFGVVTLSWSQDHAGPMTWTVEDTAYMLQAIAGHDPKDPTSSRAPVPDYSLSLREDIRGVRLGLPRHYFFDPDPSVNPEVVATVEKAVKDLESLGAHIEEVELPSLEHIRAANSVIMVSEAYAYHEPNLKTRPQEFGEIVRGRFRVGALMSAADYLQAQRVRTWARREFADVLKNVDLLVTPTMTQPAAAFDGYDPSSTVMGRSFTAPFNVTGLPAISVPCGFTEDGLPIGMQIAGKPFDEPGVIQAAYTYQQHAGWYETRPPI